TTCCTCAACCGGAGGAGCGCGGGGACGCCCAGGCCCGCCGCCGCCACCACCCCCAGCGCGACGACGGCCGCCGTGCGCCGCCCCGTGCGCCGCAGGGGCCGCTCCAGCGCCTCGAGCAGCGCGGCCATGGACGGGTAGCGCGCGCCCGGCTCCACCTGCAGTCCACGCTGCAACACCTGACGCACGGAGCCCGGGATGTTGCGCCCCACCGCACTGGAGGCCTGCCCGAGGCTGGTGGCCGCGAAGGGCCGCTCTCCGAAGAGGGCCTCGTGCAGCGTGACGCAGAAGCTGAACTGGTCCGACAACGCGCTCGCCGCGCTTCCCTTCAGCTGCTCGGGTGCCATGTACGCGGGCGAGCCGGCGAGAGGGCCCGAGCGGGTGAGCTCCGTCCCCTGCCCCGTGGCCGCTCCCGGAGGAGCAGGCTCCGTGTCCACGGGCCGCGCCAGGCCGAAGTCCGACACCCGGACACGCCCGTCCCGTCCCACCAGCACGTTGTCCGGCTTGAAGTCCCGGTGGATGAGGCCCGTCGCGTGCGCCGCCGCCAGGCCCTCGCCCGCGCGCCGGAGCACCTCCAGCACCTCGCGCCAGTCGCGGGGCCGCTCGGCCAGCCACTGCCTCAAGGTGACGCCGTCCACCCACTCCATGGCGATGAACACCTGCTCGCCCCGGGTGCCCACGTCGAAGACGGCGACGACATGGGGATGGGACAGGCGGGCCAGCGAGCGGGCCTCGCGCTGCAGGCGGGCGCGGCGCTGCTCGGCCACCTCGCTCGTGTCTCCCGAGGGACGCAGCAGCTTGAGCGCCACCTTGCGGTCGAGCTCCGGATCATAGGCGGCGTACACCACGCCCATGGCGCCCTCTCCACTGCGCTCCAGCACGAGGTAGCGCCCGACGGCGGTGCCCCGGGAGAGCACCGGTGCCGGCTCGCGGGAGGCCTGCCCGCCCGTGCCCGAGGAGGAGCTGGCGAGCAGCGCACTCACCACCTCGAAGCACACGCCGCAGCCGGACAGGTGTGCCTCGAAGGTCCGCCGCTCCTCCGAGGACAGCAGGCCCGTGGCGAAACGGGCCAGGACATCATCGGAGGGGCATGAATCGGAAGGGGGCGCGGGAGACGACATCGAGGCTCCTGGAGTGCGAGCGACTCTATCCCGCGCCCCCCTTCACCGCGTACTCAGGGCAGCGGCTGGTACACGACGTCGTAGTTCACGACGTACTTCCACCAGTTGTACAGCTCGGTGGTGCTGTTGCCGGGGTGCTTCGGAAGGTGCGACATCCAGTACGTCAGGTAGCCCTCCTGCGAGCAGCCCCAGGTGGAACAGCTCACGCTCTGCTTCTGGGTCAGATCGGTGACCGGGTACGTCTCCCACTGCGCGCCCGAGCTCGCCACCGGAGTGATGTTGCCGTAGTCGTAGTCCGACCGGCCGTTGGCCGGGAAGTGGACGTCACCGCACGAGGACTGACCGGGCGAGTCCTTGTCGATGCAGATGAACTTCGTCCAGGGGCTGTTGGGATCGCAGCGGGTCCACAGCCCCTTGGCCGCGGGCGAGAGCGTCAGCGCCGACTCGATGCGGTGCCCGTAGGAGTGCATCATGTTGTCGAAGCCGACGTCCGGGTTGAAGCCCATGACGAAGTAGGTGCGGCCACACACGGGCAGGTCCTTCTTGCGGCCCTCGTAGATCCAATAGTTGTACGGCTGGGGAGCGAAGGCCGGCGCGTCGTTGGGAATCTTGAAGGCGAACTCATCGAACCCGAAGTAGTCGCCGCCCCAGACCCACACCTCGTCGATGGCCCCGCTGGCGATCTTGTCGCAGAGGCTGCTCGCCCTGGCCGCCTGGTAGTCCGCCATCATCGCCGCGTAGCTGGCGTCATCCGGCCGGTGGCAGTTCGCGCTGTTGGCCCGGCACGCCATGTACGTTTCGTAATTGTAACGGAAGCCGTCCCGCTTCAGGGGGAAGGCGTTGATGGCCACGTCCTCGACGACCTGGTAGTTCACGCTGCCGAGCGTCACCTGCTGGAGCTTGCCCACCAGTTGCCGCGAGTACGCCTGCTCGTCCGGCCAGCCCAGCACCTGGGTCAGCCGCTGGCCCGAGGGCGCGATGGGGTCATACCGGAGGATGGCCAGCCGCCGCTTCATCGCCTGCGCCAGGTGGCGGATCTTCTGCCCGCCCAGGGCGGTGTCGTAGAGCTGCACCTCGTCGATCTGCCCTTCGAACGCGTTCCACTCCGGTTGGTTGCCGATGATGACAGGCTGCGTGGAGTCACTCAGCGTGCCCACGGCCGGGGTGGTCGCCATGAGCGTGCCATTGACGTAGAGCTTGATGTCGGCGCCATTGAAGACACCCGCCACGTGTGTCCACACGTTGGCCGTGGCCGGAGCGTAGACATCGCGGGTCGTGCCATCGTCGAGCGCCACGGTGAAGACGTACTGACCGTCCTCGACCCGGAGCAGATACGCGTCGGGCCCGTACCATTTGCCGACGATGGTGTTCGGGCCATCGGCGTTCGGATGCCGGACCCAGGCCGAGGCCGTCATCGCCGTGGTGAAGTGGAAGGACGGGCGGTCCGGCACCTCGACCCGATCATCCACGCCGTCGAAGATGAGCGACTGGCCGATGCGGCCGCTGAAGTTGGACGTGACGCCGTTGTACTTCGTCCCGTCCGCGCCATTGCCCGAGCTGTCGCGCACGGTGAGGCTGCCCGCCGTGTCCTCGAAAGCCCAGTGCCCCACGGGCGTGGGCAGGATGAGCCCGCGCTCCACCTCGGCCACGGACTCCTCGGCCCGAGGCGCCGGGAGGGTGCTGGTGCCGCACCCCGCCCCCAGGGCTCCGAGCAGGCCCAGCCCGCACACGGCCCTCCCGAGCTGGATGGACGTCCCCCGCTGCTTCCGTGAATTCTTCTGCTGCATCATGTGATTTCCCCCGATGTGTTCAGGTGTCCGAGAAGGTCCGCCCCAGGTCCGGGGCCGCCTTCATTTCTCAAGACACACCGTGCGCGGGGACCGTCGCATTAAAATGGGAATATGGTTCCGCCACCGCCGCCTGGCCCTGCTGATTCCCCTGCCCCCGAGCCGGAGGCGCTCCGGGCCGCGGCACTCGCCCTGCTCCCGGAGCCGGTGGCCCACCGGTGGCGCGACGACGCCGGGCTGGGGCCGCTGCTGAAGGAGCTCTTCGAGGCCAGTGCCACCGAGCGCGCGGCCCATGGGGTGACGGACGAGGCGTGGCTGAACGCCGTGCTGCGCCCCCTGTCGAAGGGTGGGGAGCTGGAGGCACTGCGGACGCCGCATGCCGGGGACCTCGCCCTCGCGGTGGGGTGCGCGGCCGGGCGCCCGAGCGCGCTGTCCGAGTTCGACCGGCGCTTCACCCGGGAGCTCACCTCCAGCCTGCGCCGGGTAGATCCCTCCCCCGACTTCGTGGACGAGGCCCTGCAGGCCCTGCGCGAGCGGCTGCTCCTGCCGGGAGAGGAGGGCCCGCCCCGCATCGCCACCTATGAGGGCACGGGACCGCTCTCGGGCTGGGTGCGAGCCGTGGCGCTCCGGTTGGCCCTCAACCTGCGCCGGGGGGACACGCCCAAGGTGCCCCTAGACGAGCGGCTCGCCAGCGGGCTGGAGCTGGACGCGCCCGGCCCCGAGCTCTCCCTGCTCAAGCACCAGTACCGCCAGGCCTTCCAGGAGGCGTTCCGCGCCGCGCTCGCGGGCCTGTCGGATCAGGAGCTCAACGTGCTGCGGCTGCACTATGTGAGCGGCGTCAGCCTGGAGCGGCTGGGAGAGACCTACGGGGTGCACCGCGCCACCGTGGCACGCTGGCTGGCGAGTGCCCGGGAGCGGCTGCTGCAGGGCACCCGGCGCGAGCTCCAGGCCCGGCTGAACGTGGGCGCGGACGAGTTCCAGCAGATCATAGAGCTGGTGCGCAGCCAGCTCGCGCTCACGCTCAGCCGCGCGCTGGCGTGAGACCCCGGATTCTCGCAGGGTCGCCTGGACGACGAACGCGCGGTCCGTGCTGACCGGGCCCACGGCCGACGCTATGGTCGTGGAATGCGTTCCTCGAACAGCGGATTCAGCGGCCGTCTCCCGGTGCTCGTGCTGACGGTGCTCCTGGCCTCGGCCTGCAACCGGGACAAGAAACCCGAGGGGGCCGGCGCTGGAGCGCCCTCGGCGGACAAGAAGATCGCCCTGCTCCTGCCCGAGTCCAAGACGGCCCGGTACGAGTCCCATGACCGGCCCCTCTTCGAGCGCAAGGTGAAGGCGCTGTGCCCCGAGTGCCAGCTCATCTACAGCAACGCGGACCAGAACGCCGCCCGGCAGCAGGATCAGGCCGAGGCCGCGCTCACCAACGGCGCCACCGTGCTGGTGTTGGATCCGGTCGACTCGGCCTCCGCCTCCGCCATCGTGCGGCGCGCGAAGCAGTCCAAGGTGCCCGTCATCAGCTATGACCGGCTCATCGTGAACGCGGACGTGGACTACTACATCTCGTTCGACAACGAGAAGGTGGGCCAGCTCCAGGCCCAGGCGCTGGTGGACAAGCTGAAGGCGGACGGCAAGACGAGTGGGACGCTGGTGATGATCAACGGCTCGCCCACCGACAACAACGCGAAGCTCTTCAAGGCCGGAGCACACTCGGTGCTCGACGGGAGCGGCTTCACGGTGGGCGCGGAGTACGACACACCCGACTGGAGCCCGGACAAGGCCCAGCAGCAGATGGAGCAGGCCATCACGCGGCTCGGCAAGGACGCCATCACCGGCGTCTACGCGGCCAATGACGGCACCGCGGGCGGCGCCATCGCGGCGATGAAGGCGGCTGGCGTCACGCCCCTGCCCCCCGTCACGGGTCAGGACGCCGAACTGGCGGGCATCCAGCGCGTCCTCGCCGGGGAGCAGTACGTCACGGTGTACAAGGCCATCAAGCCCGAGGCCGAAGCCGCGGCCGAGCTCGCCGTCGCGTTGGCGCGGGGACAGCAGCCCGAGCCCGGCAAGGTCAACGGGAAGGTAAACAACGGCAAGAAGGACGTGCCCTCCATCCTGCTCACACCGGTGGCGGTGACGCGGGAGAACGTGAAGAGCACCGTCGTCGCGGACGGGTTCTGGACGGCCGCGCAGATCTGCACGGGGGCGTACCAGCAGGCCTGCCAGTCGGCGCAGCTTCAGTGAGCCAGGAGGGAGACGCATGCCACCGGCCGCGCTGCTGGAGTTGAAGGGCATCTCCAAACGTTTCGGGGCCGTCCAGGCGCTCAGCCAGGTGGACTTCGAGACGCACGCGGGCGAGGTCGTGGCCCTGGTGGGAGACAACGGGGCCGGGAAGTCGACCCTCGTGAAGACGCTCTCCGGCATCCTCCCCATCGACGAGGGGCAGGTCTTCTTCGAGGGCAGGCCGGTGAAGCTGGAGGGCCCGCAGAGCGCCTCGGCGCTCGGAATCGCGACCGTGTACCAGGACCTCGCGCTCTGCGACAACCTGGACGTGGTGGGCAACCTGTTCCTCGGGCGCGAGGTACGCGCCGGAGGCCTCGGCGGGCTGCTCGGCTGGATGGACGAGACGGCCATGGAGCGCCAGGCGGCGGAACTGCTGCAGAAGCTGTCGGTGAGCATTCCCAGCGTGCGGACGCAGGTGGCGTCGCTGTCTGGTGGGCAGCGGCAGTCCATCGCGGTGGCCCGGTCGATGATGGGCTCGCCCAAGGTGGTGCTGCTGGACGAGCCCACCGCGGCGCTCGGGGTGGCGCAGACGCGGCAGGTGTTGGAGCTCATCCGCCGGCTCCGGGACCAGGGTCTCGGCGTGGTGGTCATCAGCCACAACCTGGTGGACGTGTTCTCCGTGGCGGACCGCATCATCGTGCTGCGGCTCGGCAAGCGGGTGGCCACCTTCGACGTGAAGAGCGCGAAGGAGGTGGAGGTCGTCTCGGCCATCACCGGCGTGCACTCCACCGAGGTGGCCCAGACGTTGTCGAAGGGGACGTCATGAGCGCCCCCATGGGCACAACGAGGGATCCCCGGCTGCTCTCCGACGAGCCCGGGCTGAAGGGCGCCTGGGAGGGCTACCGACGCCGGCTGGCGCAGGGCGAGCTGGGCAGCCTCCCGGTCATCGTGGGACTGGCCGTCATCTGGCTCATCTTCTACCTGGCCAACGAGCGGTTCCTCTCGGCCGTCAACCTCACCAACCTGATGCTGCAGATCGCCGCCATGGGCACCATCGCGGTGGGCCTGGTGCTGGTGCTGCTCCTGGGCGAGATCGATCTGTCGGCCGGAGCGGTGAGCGGGCTCGCGGCGGCGGTGATGGCCATCCTCAGTGTCAAACAGCAGTGGCCGGCCGGGACCGCGCTCCTGGC
The sequence above is drawn from the Archangium gephyra genome and encodes:
- a CDS encoding sugar ABC transporter substrate-binding protein; translated protein: MRSSNSGFSGRLPVLVLTVLLASACNRDKKPEGAGAGAPSADKKIALLLPESKTARYESHDRPLFERKVKALCPECQLIYSNADQNAARQQDQAEAALTNGATVLVLDPVDSASASAIVRRAKQSKVPVISYDRLIVNADVDYYISFDNEKVGQLQAQALVDKLKADGKTSGTLVMINGSPTDNNAKLFKAGAHSVLDGSGFTVGAEYDTPDWSPDKAQQQMEQAITRLGKDAITGVYAANDGTAGGAIAAMKAAGVTPLPPVTGQDAELAGIQRVLAGEQYVTVYKAIKPEAEAAAELAVALARGQQPEPGKVNGKVNNGKKDVPSILLTPVAVTRENVKSTVVADGFWTAAQICTGAYQQACQSAQLQ
- a CDS encoding sigma-70 family RNA polymerase sigma factor, translated to MVPPPPPGPADSPAPEPEALRAAALALLPEPVAHRWRDDAGLGPLLKELFEASATERAAHGVTDEAWLNAVLRPLSKGGELEALRTPHAGDLALAVGCAAGRPSALSEFDRRFTRELTSSLRRVDPSPDFVDEALQALRERLLLPGEEGPPRIATYEGTGPLSGWVRAVALRLALNLRRGDTPKVPLDERLASGLELDAPGPELSLLKHQYRQAFQEAFRAALAGLSDQELNVLRLHYVSGVSLERLGETYGVHRATVARWLASARERLLQGTRRELQARLNVGADEFQQIIELVRSQLALTLSRALA
- a CDS encoding LamG domain-containing protein, with translation MMQQKNSRKQRGTSIQLGRAVCGLGLLGALGAGCGTSTLPAPRAEESVAEVERGLILPTPVGHWAFEDTAGSLTVRDSSGNGADGTKYNGVTSNFSGRIGQSLIFDGVDDRVEVPDRPSFHFTTAMTASAWVRHPNADGPNTIVGKWYGPDAYLLRVEDGQYVFTVALDDGTTRDVYAPATANVWTHVAGVFNGADIKLYVNGTLMATTPAVGTLSDSTQPVIIGNQPEWNAFEGQIDEVQLYDTALGGQKIRHLAQAMKRRLAILRYDPIAPSGQRLTQVLGWPDEQAYSRQLVGKLQQVTLGSVNYQVVEDVAINAFPLKRDGFRYNYETYMACRANSANCHRPDDASYAAMMADYQAARASSLCDKIASGAIDEVWVWGGDYFGFDEFAFKIPNDAPAFAPQPYNYWIYEGRKKDLPVCGRTYFVMGFNPDVGFDNMMHSYGHRIESALTLSPAAKGLWTRCDPNSPWTKFICIDKDSPGQSSCGDVHFPANGRSDYDYGNITPVASSGAQWETYPVTDLTQKQSVSCSTWGCSQEGYLTYWMSHLPKHPGNSTTELYNWWKYVVNYDVVYQPLP
- a CDS encoding ATP-binding cassette domain-containing protein, producing MPPAALLELKGISKRFGAVQALSQVDFETHAGEVVALVGDNGAGKSTLVKTLSGILPIDEGQVFFEGRPVKLEGPQSASALGIATVYQDLALCDNLDVVGNLFLGREVRAGGLGGLLGWMDETAMERQAAELLQKLSVSIPSVRTQVASLSGGQRQSIAVARSMMGSPKVVLLDEPTAALGVAQTRQVLELIRRLRDQGLGVVVISHNLVDVFSVADRIIVLRLGKRVATFDVKSAKEVEVVSAITGVHSTEVAQTLSKGTS